The region GCGTATAGGCGTGGCGCGAGACGGGCGAGCGGTTCGGCGCGCTGTAGTGCGGCAGCAGGCCGTGGAAGCAGACCAGGGCGCCGGCCTTGACTTCCAGTGGCACGGCGGTGCTGTCGTCGGGCCAGGGCGTCGCATCGAGTTTTTCCACGCGTACCTGGTCGCCGTTGCGGATAAAGCGTTCGCGCAGCGGGCCGCGGTGGCCGCCCGGTTCGGCCCACAGGCAGCCGTTGTCCAGGGTCGCGTCTTCCAGCGCGAACCAGAAGGTGGTCACGCTGATCGGCGTGGTTTCAAAATAGGTGGCGTCCTGGTGCCAGCGCACTTCGCCGCCGATGCCGGGCTGCTTGAAGATATACATCGATTGCCACACTTGCGCGTCGGCCAGGCCCAGGTCGCGCGCCACTTGCGCCAGTGCCGGATCGGCGGAAAAAGCGCGGAACACGGGGTCCAGGTCGTGCATGGCGTGGCCGATCTTGTTGATCGACAGCGACTTGGCCTGCTTCAGCTGGCCGTCCGGGCCGAACGCTTCTTCTTCAAAAAAGCAGCGGATGGTGTTGTCGGAGGCGAGAAAATAATCGTTGGTGTTTTTCGCCTGATCGCGCGTGGTGAAAATCGACTGGCTGACGCTGGGATCGAATTCGTTGACAATCTGCTCGGCGCGCGCACGCAGGGCGGCGATTTCATCGAGGCTCTTGAAGCCGGGCAGCACCAGGTAGCCGTCGCGTTGGTATTGTTCTTTTTGTTCAAGTGTCAGCATGGCGGCGGCTCCGGAAGGTGATGGAAGACGCCATTGTAGGATGGGTGTGCATGGCAAACAATCGATCATCGGTTGACAGATTGTCGCCAAAACGCAGACAATCTTTGATATGGATCAATTGCAAGCGATGGAAATTTTCGTGGAAGTGGCGCAGCAGCGCAGCTTCACCGTGGCCGGCCAGCGCCTGGGCCTGTCACGCGCCATGGTCAGCAAGACCATCATGCAGCTGGAAGACAAGCTCAACGCCCGCCTGCTGCACCGCTCGACGCGCGAAGTGAGTTTGACCGATGCGGGGCGGGCTTATCTGGCGCCGTGCATGGCCACCGTCAGCCAGGCGCAGGAAGCGGCCCGTTCGGTGGCGCAGGTGGTGCAAACGGGCGCGGCGCTGGCCGGGCCGCTGCGCATCCAGGCGCCGTCCAGTTTTGGCAGTGCCTGGTTGGCCGACGCCGTGGCCCGCTTCAGCCTGCTGCATCCGCAACTGCGTGCCGAGCTGTTTGTCGACGACGCGCTGCTCGATCCGATACGCCACGGCTTCGACTTGACCATCCGCGTTGGCGGCATTCCCGACAGTAGCGCGCTGGCCATGCGCCCGCTGGCGCCGTGCCGCGCCGTGCTGTGCGCCAGCCCCGCCTACCTGACGCAACAGGGCATGCCGCAAACGCCGCAAGATTTATTGAATCACCAGTGCCTGCATTTCAGCCACCTGACCGATGGC is a window of Janthinobacterium sp. J1-1 DNA encoding:
- a CDS encoding phytanoyl-CoA dioxygenase family protein, giving the protein MLTLEQKEQYQRDGYLVLPGFKSLDEIAALRARAEQIVNEFDPSVSQSIFTTRDQAKNTNDYFLASDNTIRCFFEEEAFGPDGQLKQAKSLSINKIGHAMHDLDPVFRAFSADPALAQVARDLGLADAQVWQSMYIFKQPGIGGEVRWHQDATYFETTPISVTTFWFALEDATLDNGCLWAEPGGHRGPLRERFIRNGDQVRVEKLDATPWPDDSTAVPLEVKAGALVCFHGLLPHYSAPNRSPVSRHAYTLHATDGQTEYAAHNWIQRDASLPVRGFE
- a CDS encoding LysR family transcriptional regulator, with the translated sequence MDQLQAMEIFVEVAQQRSFTVAGQRLGLSRAMVSKTIMQLEDKLNARLLHRSTREVSLTDAGRAYLAPCMATVSQAQEAARSVAQVVQTGAALAGPLRIQAPSSFGSAWLADAVARFSLLHPQLRAELFVDDALLDPIRHGFDLTIRVGGIPDSSALAMRPLAPCRAVLCASPAYLTQQGMPQTPQDLLNHQCLHFSHLTDGTNWHFQRGEGEQREEVSVRVQAGFTANNGLVLQQAAKQGLGIVYSTTFLAWRALLDGSLVPVLAGWSLPLNYLSALYPASRQLSPKVRALIDFLVLEYQPAPLWDRELAAAGIV